The nucleotide sequence acatgcagtcaaaggagctcacaatgcaagtgaaacaggacatccttaggctgaaaaaaaaaaaaatccatcagagagattgCAGGAAAAttaagagtggccaaatcaTCAGTTTgattggtacattctgagaaaaaaagaacacactggttagctctgcaacacaaaaaggcctggacatccacgtAAGACAGTAGtggatcgtaggatcctttccgtggtaaagaaaaaccccttcacaacatatAGCTAAGTGAAGAACAGGTAGGCatttcattatccaagtctaccataaagagaagacttcacaagagcacatacagagggttcaccacaaggtgcattcataagcctcaagaatagaaagcaAAATTAGACTcttccaaaaaacatctaaaaaagccagcccattctttggacagatgaaactaagatcagcCTGTACCAAAATGACGGGAAGATAAAAGTATGGAGAAAGCTTGGAATAGCATACcacatgatccaaagcataccacaatctgtaaaacacggtggaggcagtgtgatggcatgagaatgcatggcttccaatggcactcggtcactattgtttattgatgatttgaCAGAAGACTtgatatttgatacactgccaattttgcaggttttcctacttacaaagcatgtagagatttgtaatttgtatcataggtacacttcaactccaaaaaatcacattgtatgatttttaaataatttatttgcatttcattacatgacataagtatttgatcacctaccaaccagtaagaattctggctctcacagacctgttagtttttctttaagaagccctcctgttctccactcattacctgtattaactgcacctgtttaaactcgttgcacctgtttaaacctgtataaaagacacctgtccacacagtcaatcaaacagacgccaacctctccacaatggccaagaccagagagctgtgtaaggacatcagggataaaattgtagacctgcacaaggctgggatgggctacgggacaataggcaagcagcttggtgagaaggcaacaactgttggcgcaattattggaaaatgtaagaagttcaagatgacggttaatctccctcggtctggggctccatgcaagatctcatctcgtggggcgtgaatgatcatgaggaaggtgagggatcagcccagaactacacggcaggacctggtcaatgatctgaagagagctgggaccacagtctcaaataaaaccattagtaacacactacgccgtcatggattaaaatcctgcagcgcacgcagggtccacctgctcaagccagcgcatgtccaggcccgtctgaagtttgccaattaccatctggatcatctagaggaggaatgggtgaaggtcatgtggtctgatgagacagaaatagagctttttgttctaaactccactcgctgtgtttggaggaagaataaggaggagtacaaccccaagaacaccatcccaaccgggaagcatggaggtggaaacatcattctttggggatgcttttctgcaaaggggacaggacaactgcactgtattgaggggaggatggatggggccatgtatcacgacatcttggccaacaacctccttccctcagtaagagcattgaagatgggttgtggaacacacctgaaacacacagccagggcaactaaggagtggctccgtaagaagcatctccagacctgaacccaatagaaaatctttggagggagctgaattgcccagctacagcccagaaacctgaaggatcttgagaaggtctgtatggaggagtaggcaaaaatccctgttgcagtgtgtgcaaacctgatcaagaactacaggaaatgtatgatctctgttattgtttctgtaccaaatattaagttctgcttttctgatgtatgaaatactagcaataaaatgctaattatttacttattcattcaatgtgattttctggatttttgttttagattccgtcactcacaattgaagagtacctatgatacaaattacaaatctctacatgctttgtaagtgggaaaacctgcaaaatcggcagtgtatcaaatacttgttctccccactgtagttagaAACTTTAAGatacagatttttattataatagtgatttattacatttgtgggaagttataaaaaaaaattaaagctgaagatTTTCACCTTTCTGCAAACGTAACAAATTCCTGCAGAAGTAATAGTTATGACCTATACATTTGTGGTAGGCAACCGCTATTGCGTTTGTAGTAAACGTATGTGACTTATTACATTAAAAGCTGCATATGTGTATTAGGTTTGTGGTTTATTACGTTTGTGGGATGTTGTTTCGTTTGCAAGTTATGTAACCTACTCTTTACATATACAAAATCTGTCACCGatgttatatttttcatattcccCGAGATCACGTTTCATTGGGTGGAGATTTGTGCTTCAGCACGTCACAGATGATTAATGAAAATCTCCGGCCTCAGTCAGAAAAGCTTTGGCCAAGTTAAATAGCTACAGAAATAAAGCTAATCAAATACTCACTGGTACACTTTTACAAAATACTGATATTtgtgacattttaaacaaaaagaaGTTAAGCAGGCAACCGAGCCGGCTGTTTCAGTTGAACGGAGCTACACGAGCCAGTTAGGCGAAGGCCCTTTTATTGGAAAGGCTACTTCCGCACGATTGTGACCGGCCATTGCCTGTGTACCACGGGTGAGCTTAATGGAACTCCCTGACTTACGAGGTCTCATGATCATTATGGACAATTGTGATTGGTCAATTGAAAACTATGTTGCATTTTATTGGCTATACCGGACTGAAATCATTGGCTACGTGGCTGCTGATTTAAGGATATGCTGTTGAGATGGGTTAGTTTATTGCCTCTCAGTGGTTGGTTGGCTGTGTTGTGTAAGTTTTCTTACAGGAGACCACGTTGGATCAATGAGCAATAATTGGTTTGTCACAAACAATAAGGCGTGCGATTCAGCGTTGAATAATATAATTATTGAAAAgcttagctggctagcttactCGGCTGATAGGAGTGGAGCAAGGAAGACAGAATGGGCGAGGAAATGAACGATAATAAGTTCAATACAAATTGTGCTTCTATTGCTAACAACATGGGGGACGTGAATCACACCGTAGATTGCGATGTGAAATACTACACGTTGGAAGAAATTAAGTCTCGTAATATGTGCAAAGAAGCGTGGCTTGTCATCCACGATAAAGTCTATGATATCACGAGTTTCCTGGAGGAGGTAAGATCAAAATACCGATGTTGCTAGCTGGCTTGGCTAGGTAGCTAGCTGCTTAGATAGGGCAGGTAGCTAACTTGGTCTTGCTTCACATGTACAGTCCAGTAGTACCTGTAGCTAAATATCAAAACCAAACGAAATAACTATAACAATGGCAATGCACATGTCGAATTACAGTTCCCGACAGTTAGCTAACCACAGCCTCGTTATCCGCGTGGTTGAAAATGTCGAAAGAtaatatattaaacaaaatgtatacaatatttatcttgtttttcCTAAAAGTAGTAGTTTTGCAATGGCGATGCATTAAATTGTGCACCAAACGTTGGCCGGGGCAATATTATTAGACTTTAGAATTACACAGGGAGACATGTAATTCCCAGTGAGATTAAATTGTTCAGAAATAGAATAATTTGTTGAAGCATCGtcttgcagtgttttgttgcctAAAGAAAGACCGGCTAATATAATAGCCAGTTTTATTACAAAAACACATCTAGTAACAGCACAGACCATTTACGTCCAGTACGGAATTGTTCGGAACATAGATTATTCAGTGGTCACCAACCTTTTCAAGCCAGACGATCACATCCCAAGTCCAAATGTAAACCAAGATCTATCACTtgcaaaaaattatgaaaaaacgAGGCCACAATGTAGTTTGACATTCTTTGTTGCCTGTTAGTCACtagcaaaatatttattatacaaaTAGTATATATTACATCTCTCTCCGACGCGTTCTGCGAAGATCGCGGGTCAGTATAATCAACTTCATCTTTGCAGCcgacacatttgtttattaataaacaattaaaacgtctcattgaaatattttacatattcattatcattatttttgCTGGTTCTTTGAGGCATTTTTAGGTGCTGTTTACATGAACGCGTCACCACTCCATCAGAACCGAAAACATAGAGAGAGCTCTTCATATGTAAACTAGGCTATTTGATTGGACAGCCTCTCCCTTCCCCTAGACACCATTTACTGCACACAATAGGCTCACACATggtgcattttaaattaataaataataatgaatacaaatatatactgATTTTGAAAACTCTTCGCGATCGACTTCAAATGCTTCCTTGATCGACTGGTCGACCGCGATCGACGGGTTGTTGACTCGTGTTATAAATTATTCAAggtgtcgcccccccccccaattagCTTGCATAATTCTTGacattctttgtaaacaaaATAAGGGCCTATAAAAAGTATTATTATACTAAGAACATTTGTAGACCAGATTAGTTGTACAGTCCCAGAGTCCAGTGACTTAACTTGGGTAGGATGCTGCTGAATGGTACAGCGGTAAAGTCACTGCCTAGTAGTTATAGGGCCTCactaaaatctattttttttctctcaattcTGTTTTATTCTTTTCAAAATTCAATTATTTCCATTTCACTTTTCTGTGATTCCGTTTTATAcgcaaacaacaaaaataagatATTCTGAAGTTTTTTTGTAAGTTCTTTCAGAAAAAGTACTAGTACAATACAGTGCAAATAGTGaacttaaattacattttacttttggAGGCGGAGCTGGCGGAGCAAGCTCTCATTTTCAaactctcctgagtatttcGTACAACACATTCACTGCGGCACTGCATAGTTTTTCCGCAACAAAAGGATCACTTATACGTTACAGTGGGGAGGGACAATATAATGTGGTTGGATTTATAACACTATCCCGCCCTACATTGGTCATGTCCTCTACATTAACTTAGGCTCTAACAATTTCTGAATATGCTCCACCTTATTTTTTAccttatgtaaagtattattgaaaaagtaattgtcccgtatattttttcctttgaaaatatgCAATTGCAGTCTTAATTATTAGTACTATTAAGACAatattataattgtattttttatatattaaaacaaatgacaaaacaaaatgtgtataattctttcaattttgtttgtttgcattctgCGATTCTGTCCGCGTTCTCACCACAACATGGAAATTATAGGACTATACAGCTGCAGCAATGCAGGACCAATTGGCATGCTCTGTGTGGGTTTGGGGATTTACTGATCAAATTTAGTTGCCGTGCCTTGTTGGACTCTAGGGTCCCTTTGTGGCAGCTTTGGCAACTGAGCTCATTGGAGGTTGAAGCCTGGAGAGTCTGTTCCTTCTGACGCGTTAGGATTCTGGTGTAGACTTCTTGGTTGAGCAAGCTGAGTGATAACCAGAAAAACGTTGGATGTGTTTCGGGAGACATCTCAATATGGACTTTCTGCTGGGAGTTGATCTGAAGAAGcggggccatattcacaaataGTAGAAAAAATGATTAAGTAAATcaattgtgaaacaaaaattCTCCTCTGCAAGAAAATTTGGAAGGTTCTGCAAAATTTAATTTTGGCTTTTAAGTTTTTCCAGTAGTATAGCCTCAATCCCAGAATAGGTGAATTTCTTTAGTGAAATCTTCACTACTTAGGCATGCCACTATTTGGCCATTGGTGATAAAAAAAGAGTTCAGTTGTGATGGGGGGGAAAGAACTTTGGATAAACCACATTGTAGTAACTACTGTAATTACTTGAATGACAAAGTCAAAATATTACATGAGTGTATCCTATAAGCAGCAAGGCACTAAAGTAataatgaagaaagaaaaagatccTAGGACTACACTAAGAgactttttttaattgaaagaaaaaattgtaACTGCATATTTTCAAGCGTGGTGGTGGCTACATAAAGCTATACATATTTATGGCCTTTCAGCTCATGAGCACCACTTCAGCCATCACTAGCTGACATTGTACAAAGGCAACTATAGATTGTTTGTTGGGTTTACCGTTATATCCTCGCCGGCAATTACATTTGGTCTAATCCTAGTTTCTATTATTCTAGCATCCTGGAGGGGAGGAGGTTCTGTTGGAGCAGGCAGGCTCAGATGCCACGGAGAGCTTTGAGGATGTAGGCCACTCTACAGATGCCAGAGAGATGCTCATCCAGTACTACATAGGGGAGCTCCATATGGtgaaaatattttctcaaaataatttgtttacaaatgtctttgaaatgtaatttcattGAATAGTTGAAAATGTTTGGCTTGATCTTATTTTGATTGTGAAAGACTAAAATATGATCTCACTCTGTCTGGTAGGATGACCGGAAGAAGGACTGCACAACGGtatctttcaaatgtttcataacgttaaagatacattttgtaaagattataacattttacacaCTTTTGGTACTTTATTTTACCTGCATTTTTTTGTCCTACAGGAAGCACACATCACAACATCGGGAGATGGCTCCAGGTCAGTCattgaaatagaaaatgttttattctgtttaTACACTGTGTAATGACTACAAATAATTTATCAGTGAGCATTTTTTCTTTGCTGAAAATCTCTCTGCTCTTTCTCTAGCTCTTGGACCGCGTGGTTGATACCTGCTATAGCTGCGGTTGTTTTGGGTGTCATGTATCGATATTACATGCTGGAGCACAAGTCTTCCTGATCCCTGATGCTATCGTCTTTTACTGTCTGTAGGGCTTCACATGTTTGAACAAACCCGTACTTTTCAGACGAAAACCTTTGCCCCATTCAACTTACACACTGTCCTACCCATGGAGGAAAGGGGTGAAATGAAGTAACCCCTTCCCCCAGCTCTCTTCCTTGACCTCTTCCAGCAGGCAGTGGGGCGAGATCCGGATTATGTCTCCCCACAACTTCATTGAATTGTTTTCTAATCTGTTCATTAAATTTTTTACTCATTCTGCCTTTTATTGTATGGTGTCTTAAGTTACTTCATATAAAAGTGATCTAAACTGTTCCATCTTTGTTTAATTTACTCAATTTGTTTCAGGCATGTTTAGTGGCCCAT is from Esox lucius isolate fEsoLuc1 chromosome 2, fEsoLuc1.pri, whole genome shotgun sequence and encodes:
- the LOC105029749 gene encoding cytochrome b5; its protein translation is MGEEMNDNKFNTNCASIANNMGDVNHTVDCDVKYYTLEEIKSRNMCKEAWLVIHDKVYDITSFLEEHPGGEEVLLEQAGSDATESFEDVGHSTDAREMLIQYYIGELHMDDRKKDCTTEAHITTSGDGSSSWTAWLIPAIAAVVLGVMYRYYMLEHKSS